In one Scomber japonicus isolate fScoJap1 chromosome 6, fScoJap1.pri, whole genome shotgun sequence genomic region, the following are encoded:
- the LOC128360016 gene encoding P2Y purinoceptor 14-like, translating to MDELVGVTVTSVTNQTADDINQCDQTDTKAHLFFMVVYTLVFVVGLVLNSLTLKVYFCSAQQQVSSVMMVYLRNLAVSDFLLCLYLPLRIINYISSSVTFRLVNCNFAVFGLYLNMYASILFMGYIAVNRYLKIIYPLGNHFLRTVQAAHIISTVTWVFLLALLISFVTMSLLTQEAPTVVTNSCESLHSSQVHVFNIIIRICAAIIFFVVLVSLVFFYYSASRSVLQAQQRQLTSSSCKKLRRSRRKMLVLVSVFCVCFVPYHLVRLPYIFLHRQCSLSKVFYYLKELSVLLSVLNVCLDPVVYFFFSKAFRAQLTIHIAKRGNQGQPRATNSDTLLSTSER from the exons ATGGATGAGCTGGTAGGAGTGACAGTAACCTCAGTTACCAACCAGACCGCTGATGATATCAATCAATGTGATCAGACAGACACAAAGGCTCACCTCTTCTTCATGGTGGTCTACACTCTGGTGTTTGTA GTGGGTTTGGTCCTCAACAGTCTCACCCTGAAGGTTTACTTCTGCtcagctcagcagcaggtgtccaGCGTCATGATGGTCTACCTGAGAAACCTGGCAGtctctgacttcctgctctgtCTCTACCTTCCCCTCCGCATCATCAACTACATCAGCAGCTCCGTCACCTTCCGCCTGGTTAACTGCAACTTTGCCGTCTTTGGATTGTACCTCAACATGTACGCCAGTATCCTGTTCATGGGTTACATCGCTGTTAACAG GTATCTGAAGATCATCTATCCTTTAGGAAATCACTTCCTGCGAACAGTTCAGGCTGCCCACATCATCTCCACGGTAACCTGGGTTTTCCTGTTGGCGCTATTGATCTCGTTTGTCACCATGTCACTCCTCACACAGGAAGCTCCGACTGTTGTCACTAACAGTTGTGAAAGCTTGCACAGCTCCCAGGTCCATGTATTCAACATTATCATCCGCATCTGTGCTGCCATCATCTTTTTCGTCGTCCTGGTCTCTCTAGTCTTCTTCTACTACAGCGCCTCCCGCAGTGTGTTGCAGGCACAGCAGAGGCAGCTGACATCCTCCAGCTGCAAGAAGCTCAGGAGGTCACGCAGGAAAATGTTGGTGCTGGTCAGCGTCTTCTGCGTTTGTTTTGTGCCTTACCACCTGGTTCGCCTTCCCTACATCTTCCTACACAGGCAGTGCTCTTTGAGCAAAGTGTTTTACTACCTGAAGGAGCTGAGCGTCCTGCTGTCAGTTCTTAATGTCTGCCTGGATCCGGTtgtctacttcttcttctctaaggCGTTCCGGGCGCAGCTGACCATCCACATTGCAAAGAGGGGAAATCAAGGGCAGCCGAGAGCCACCAACAGTGACACACTGCTAAGCACATCAGAGAGATAA
- the LOC128360017 gene encoding G-protein coupled receptor 87-like, protein MDELVGVGVTSVTNQTADDDINQCDQTDTKAHLFFMVVHTLVFVVGLVLNSLTLKVYFCSAQQQVSSIMMVYLRNLAVSDFLLCLCLPLRIINYISSSITFRLVYCNFAIFGLHLNMYASILFMGYIAANRYLKIIDPLGNHFLRTVQAARIISTVTWVFLLAPVISYATLSLLTQKALTVVPDGCETLQNAQVTMFYTVIDISSCITFLVVLVSLIFFYHSASRSVLQAQQRQLASSSCKKLRRSRRKMLVLVSVFCICFVPYHLVRLPYIFLHRQCSLSKVFYYLKEVTVLLSVLNVCLDPVIYFMFSKAFRSQLSLSP, encoded by the exons ATGGATGAGCTGGTAGGAGTGGGAGTGACCTCAGTTACCAACCAGACCGCTGATGATGATATCAATCAATGTGATCAGACAGACACAAAAGCTCACCTCTTCTTCATGGTGGTCCACACTCTGGTGTTTGTA GTGGGTTTGGTCCTCAACAGTCTCACCCTGAAGGTTTACTTCTGCtcagctcagcagcaggtgtccaGCATCATGATGGTCTACCTGAGAAACCTGGCAGtctctgacttcctgctctgcctctgccttCCCCTCCGCATCATCAACTACATCAGCAGCTCCATCACCTTCCGCCTGGTTTACTGCAATTTTGCCATCTTCGGATTGCACCTCAACATGTACGCCAGCATCCTGTTCATGGGTTACATCGCTGCTAACAG GTATCTGAAGATCATTGACCCTTTAGGAAATCACTTCCTGCGGACAGTTCAGGCTGCCCGCATCATCTCCACGGTAACCTGGGTTTTCCTGCTGGCCCCAGTGATCTCATACGCCACCCTGTCACTCCTCACACAGAAAGCTCTGACTGTTGTCCCTGATGGGTGTGAAACATTGCAGAATGCTCAAGTCACTATGTTCTACACAGTCATCGACATCTCCTCCTGCATCACCTTCCTGGTCGTCCTCGTCTCTCTGATCTTCTTCTACCACAGCGCCTCCCGCAGTGTGTTGCAGGCACAGCAGAGGCAGCTGGCATCCTCCAGCTGCAAGAAGCTCAGGAGGTCACGCAGGAAAATGTTGGTGCTGGTCAGCGTGTTCTGCATTTGTTTTGTGCCTTACCACCTGGTTCGCCTTCCCTACATCTTCCTACACAGGCAGTGCTCTTTGAGCAAAGTGTTTTACTACCTGAAGGAGGTGACTGTCCTGCTGTCAGTTCTTAATGTCTGCCTGGATCCGGTCATCTACTTCATGTTCTCTAAGGCGTTCCGGTCCCAGTTGAGCCTTTCACCCTAA
- the LOC128360018 gene encoding uncharacterized protein LOC128360018 yields MVYLRNLAVSDFLLCLCLPLRIINYISSSVTFRLVYCNIAVSGLYLNMYASILFMGYIAANRYLKIIDPLGNHFLRTVQAARIISTVTWVFLLAPVISFVSMSLLTQEAPTVVPDSCECLHSSQVHVFYKIIHISSCITFLFVLVSLVFFYHSASRSVLQAQQRQLASSSYKKLRRSRRKMLVLVSVFCVCFVPYHLVRLPYIFLYRQCSLSKVFYYLKELSVLLSVLNVCLDPVVYFFFSKAFRAQLTIHIAKRGNEGQPRATKKPPETKMDVTSSSNQSSANTQSQVNSQCEHIDKSGHLFFALAYSLVFVVGLVLNGFTLSILTLKVYFCSAQRQVSSIMMVYLKNLAASDFLLCLCLPFYIANSVSSSVTLRLVHCIFASCAFYLNMYASILFMGYIAADRYFKIIHPLRNHILRTVKAARIISTVTWIFFSALMTSYITLWHLTKPELTFVPDKFGSAATFLFVLVCMIFFYYSASRSVLQAQQRKPQSSSCKKLMRSNRKMLVLVSVFCVCFVPYHLSIIPYALLRKYCSLRLVLHYLIEGTILLSVFNVCLDPVIYFFSCKAFRTNLNLKQMFSRNKTSTNMGDLVGVGVTSVTNQTADDDINQCDQTDTKAHLFFMVVYTLVFVVGLVLNSLTLKVYFCSAQQQVSSIMMVYLRNLAVSDFLLCLCLPLRIINYISSSITFRLVYCNFAIFGLHLNMYASILFMGYIAANRYLKIIDPLGNHFLRTVQAARIISTVTWVFLLAPVISYATLSLLTQKALTVVPDGCETLQNAQVTMFYTVIDISSCITFLVVLVSLIFFYHSASRSVLQAQQRQLASSSCKKLRRSRRKMLVLVSVFCICFVPYHLVRLPYIFLHRQCSLSKVFYYLKEVTVLLSVLNVCLDPFIYFMFSKAFRSQLSLSP; encoded by the exons GTATCTGAAGATCATCGATCCTTTAGGAAATCACTTCCTGCGGACAGTTCAGGCTGCCCGCATCATCTCCACAGTAACCTGGGTTTTCCTGCTGGCCCCAGTGATCTCGTTTGTCAGCATGTCACTCCTCACACAGGAAGCTCCGACTGTTGTCCCTGACAGTTGTGAATGCTTGCACAGCTCCCAGGTCCATGTATTCTACAAAATCATCCACATCTCCTCCTGCATCACCTTCCTGTTTGTCCTGGTCTCTCTGGTCTTCTTCTACCACAGCGCCTCCCGCAGTGTGTTGCAGGCACAGCAGAGACAGCTGGCATCCTCCAGCTACAAGAAGCTCAGGAGGTCACGCAGGAAAATGTTGGTGCTGGTCAGCGTCTTCTGCGTTTGTTTTGTGCCTTACCACCTGGTTCGCCTTCCCTACATCTTCCTATACAGGCAGTGCTCTTTGAGCAAAGTGTTTTACTACCTGAAGGAGCTGAGCGTCCTGCTGTCAGTTCTTAATGTCTGCCTGGATCCGGTtgtctacttcttcttctctaaggCGTTCCGGGCGCAGCTGACCATCCACATTGCAAAGAGGGGAAATGAAGGGCAGCCGAGAGCCACCAAAA AGCCTCCAGAGACAAAAATGGATGTGACCTCATCATCCAACCAGTCCTCAGCTAACACCCAGAGCCAAGTCAACAGTCAATGTGAACACATTGATAAATCAGGCCACCTCTTCTTTGCACTGGCCTACAGTCTGGTGTTTGTG GTGGGTTTGGTCCTCAACGGCTTCACCCTGTCAAT TCTCACCCTGAAGGTTTACTTCTGCTCAGCTCAGCGGCAGGTGTCCAGCATCATGATGGTCTACCTGAAGAACCTGGCGGCCTCTGACTTtctgctctgcctctgcctccccTTCTATATAGCCAACTCCGTCAGCAGCTCCGTCACTCTCCGCCTGGTCCACTGCATCTTTGCCTCCTGCGCCTTTTACCTCAACATGTACGCCAGCATCCTGTTCATGGGTTACATTGCTGCTGACAG GTATTTTAAAATCATCCATCCTTTAAGAAATCACATCCTGCGGACAGTGAAGGCTGCCCGCATCATCTCCACGGTAACCTGGATTTTCTTCTCGGCCCTTATGACCTCCTACATCACCCTGTGGCACCTCACCAAGCCAGAATTGACCTTCGTCCCTGACAAAT TCGGCTCCGCCGCCACCTTCCTGTTTGTCCTTGTCTGCATGATCTTCTTCTACTACAGCGCCTCCCGCAGTGTGTTGCAGGCACAGCAGAGGAAGCCGCAATCCTCCAGCTGCAAGAAGCTCATGAGGTCAAACAGGAAAATGTTGGTGCTGGTCAGCgtcttctgtgtttgttttgtaccTTACCACCTCTCTATCATTCCCTATGCCTTACTGAGGAAGTATTGCTCCTTACGCCTGGTGTTGCACTACCTGATTGAAGGGACCATCTTACTGTCAGTCTTCAATGTCTGTCTGGATCCGGTCATCTACTTCTTCAGCTGTAAGGCCTTTCGGACTAATCTGAACCTGAAGCAGATGTTCAGCAGGAACAA AACCTCCACAAACATGGGTGACCTGGTAGGAGTGGGAGTGACCTCAGTTACCAACCAGACCGCTGATGATGATATCAATCAATGTGATCAGACAGACACAAAGGCTCACCTCTTCTTCATGGTGGTCTACACTCTGGTGTTTGTA gTGGGTTTGGTCCTCAACAGTCTCACCCTGAAGGTTTACTTCTGCtcagctcagcagcaggtgtccaGCATCATGATGGTCTACCTGAGAAACCTGGCAGtctctgacttcctgctctgcctctgccttCCCCTCCGCATCATCAACTACATCAGCAGCTCCATCACCTTCCGCCTGGTTTACTGCAATTTTGCCATCTTCGGATTACACCTCAACATGTACGCCAGCATCCTGTTCATGGGTTACATCGCTGCTAACAG GTATCTGAAGATCATTGACCCTTTAGGAAATCACTTCCTGCGGACAGTTCAGGCTGCCCGCATCATCTCCACGGTAACCTGGGTTTTCCTGCTGGCCCCAGTGATCTCATACGCCACCCTGTCACTCCTCACACAGAAAGCTCTGACTGTTGTCCCTGATGGGTGTGAAACATTGCAGAATGCTCAAGTCACTATGTTCTACACAGTCATCGACATCTCCTCCTGCATCACCTTCCTGGTCGTCCTCGTCTCTCTGATCTTCTTCTACCACAGCGCCTCCCGCAGTGTGTTGCAGGCACAGCAGAGGCAGCTGGCATCCTCCAGCTGCAAGAAGCTCAGGAGGTCACGCAGGAAAATGTTGGTGCTGGTCAGCGTGTTCTGCATTTGTTTTGTGCCTTACCACCTGGTTCGCCTTCCCTACATCTTCCTACACAGGCAGTGCTCTTTGAGCAAAGTGTTTTACTACCTGAAGGAGGTGACTGTCCTGCTGTCAGTTCTTAATGTCTGCCTGGATCCGTTCATCTACTTCATGTTCTCTAAGGCGTTCCGGTCCCAGTTGAGCCTTTCACCCTAA